One window of the Thermasporomyces composti genome contains the following:
- a CDS encoding serine hydrolase domain-containing protein has protein sequence MRRRAILAAAALTPAASLAGGFGPALAAPRPTGGGADGRLVYGTPEQAGLLPRYVARLRPAVESGLRPSPERPLYPGAVVLAARNGVIVEHAAVGDALRYASSTGEELPPEQRIPMRPDTIFDVASLSKLFTAVVAMQQVERGRLDLDAPVARYIPAFAAGGKQDVTVRQLMTHTAGLPAGLSLDPYPTREERLAAVFAVDLRYEPGTQYLYSDLSFIVVGAIVEQLTGQRLDEVVRAGVVEPLGLRDTMHNPPAELRPRIAPTEWQEGGRGLIWGEVHDRTSWLLGGTAGHAGVFSTAWDLAVFAQTILNGGRYGHARILRPETVAEMLTNGNPHLGPGAERGLGFQLAQYSYMGAMRTPDTYGHTGFTGTSLVVDPATRSFVILLSNRVHPTRAWSELGGIRRTVANELARAVPVRPLDGREAWFSGMRDASEARLTLPVPPAATPRRLSFAYWWDTEADYDVAYVETSTDGVTWTPLSLRLHGPGGRWDSDGTVSGYQGRRWYVARAVLPADARWVRWRYSTDAAYVGRGVYVDRVRITAAEGVLFDERRPADDARWLPDGFAKSAD, from the coding sequence ATGAGACGCCGGGCGATCCTCGCGGCGGCCGCGCTCACCCCGGCCGCCTCGCTCGCGGGAGGCTTCGGGCCCGCCCTGGCGGCACCGCGTCCGACCGGCGGCGGCGCAGACGGACGCTTGGTCTACGGCACCCCCGAACAGGCGGGGCTGCTCCCCCGCTACGTCGCGCGTCTCCGTCCCGCTGTCGAGAGCGGCCTGCGGCCCTCACCGGAACGGCCCCTGTATCCCGGCGCGGTCGTCCTCGCCGCCCGCAACGGTGTCATCGTCGAGCACGCCGCCGTCGGCGACGCGTTGCGCTACGCCAGCAGCACCGGCGAGGAGCTGCCACCCGAGCAGCGCATCCCGATGCGGCCCGACACGATCTTCGACGTCGCCTCGCTGTCGAAGCTGTTCACCGCGGTGGTGGCGATGCAGCAGGTGGAGCGAGGGCGACTCGACCTCGACGCGCCCGTCGCGCGCTACATCCCGGCCTTCGCCGCCGGCGGCAAGCAGGACGTCACCGTTCGCCAGCTCATGACGCACACGGCGGGCCTGCCAGCGGGACTCAGCCTCGATCCCTACCCCACGAGAGAAGAGCGGCTCGCCGCGGTCTTCGCCGTCGACCTGCGCTACGAGCCCGGGACGCAGTACCTCTACTCGGACCTGTCGTTCATCGTCGTCGGGGCCATCGTCGAGCAGCTGACCGGGCAGCGCCTCGACGAGGTCGTCCGGGCCGGCGTCGTCGAGCCCTTAGGTCTGCGCGACACGATGCACAACCCGCCGGCCGAGCTTCGTCCCCGGATCGCGCCGACCGAATGGCAGGAAGGGGGCCGGGGCCTCATCTGGGGTGAGGTACACGACCGGACGTCGTGGCTGCTCGGCGGCACGGCGGGCCACGCGGGTGTCTTCTCCACGGCCTGGGACCTCGCCGTGTTCGCCCAGACGATCCTCAACGGCGGCCGGTATGGCCACGCGCGCATCCTGCGGCCGGAGACGGTCGCCGAGATGCTCACCAACGGCAACCCCCACCTTGGCCCGGGTGCGGAGCGCGGCTTGGGGTTCCAGCTCGCGCAGTACAGCTACATGGGGGCGATGCGGACGCCGGACACGTACGGGCACACCGGCTTCACCGGGACCTCGCTGGTGGTCGACCCCGCGACTCGGTCGTTCGTCATCCTGCTCAGCAACCGGGTGCACCCGACTCGAGCCTGGTCCGAGCTCGGAGGGATCCGTCGAACGGTCGCGAACGAGCTGGCGCGGGCGGTCCCGGTGCGCCCTCTCGACGGACGAGAGGCGTGGTTCTCGGGGATGCGAGACGCCTCGGAGGCACGGCTGACGTTGCCCGTGCCCCCGGCGGCCACGCCGCGGCGGCTGAGCTTCGCCTACTGGTGGGACACCGAAGCCGACTACGACGTGGCGTACGTCGAGACCTCGACCGACGGCGTGACGTGGACACCGCTGTCGCTTCGGCTGCACGGTCCTGGCGGGCGCTGGGACTCCGACGGCACCGTCTCCGGGTACCAAGGACGACGCTGGTACGTGGCCCGCGCCGTTCTCCCAGCGGATGCGCGTTGGGTGCGGTGGCGCTACTCCACCGACGCCGCCTACGTCGGGCGGGGTGTCTACGTCGACCGGGTCCGCATCACCGCCGCCGAGGGTGTCCTCTTCGACGAGCGCCGTCCCGCTGACGACGCGCGATGGCTGCCGGACGGCTTCGCCAAGAGCGCCGACTGA
- a CDS encoding endonuclease/exonuclease/phosphatase family protein, whose translation MRRRSMTVAIGAAILAVTTGWATMAPAQAESGAGGDAGRRAVPVRVATYNIAAGAGVGGFDLDATAATLRALDADIIGLQEVDVHWSARSQWHDLATELAEKLDMRVFFGPIYSLDPPEPGTPRREFGVAILSRYPILRATNHEITRLSTQVPNPVAEPAPGFPEVLVNAKGALIRVYVTHLDHRGDPTVRTMQVADMLRIMAENDPRPTSQVLVGDFNAPPDAAELAPLWAALDDAWAVANGPDGGLTYPADEPVRRIDYITTSRDIRVQSVDVVESLASDHRPVVAELLVPKGRRR comes from the coding sequence ATGAGGCGGCGATCGATGACGGTGGCGATCGGGGCGGCCATTCTCGCCGTGACGACCGGCTGGGCCACGATGGCGCCCGCCCAGGCGGAGTCAGGAGCAGGCGGCGACGCTGGCCGCCGAGCTGTGCCTGTGCGTGTCGCGACCTACAACATCGCGGCCGGTGCCGGCGTCGGCGGTTTCGACCTGGACGCCACCGCGGCCACCCTCCGCGCTCTGGACGCCGACATCATCGGTCTCCAAGAGGTCGACGTGCACTGGAGCGCTCGCAGCCAGTGGCATGACCTCGCCACCGAGCTGGCCGAGAAGCTCGACATGCGGGTGTTCTTCGGCCCGATCTACAGCCTCGACCCGCCGGAGCCCGGCACGCCCCGCCGCGAGTTCGGCGTCGCGATCCTGTCCCGGTATCCCATCCTGCGCGCGACGAACCACGAGATCACCCGGCTGTCCACCCAGGTGCCGAACCCGGTGGCCGAGCCAGCGCCCGGCTTCCCCGAGGTGCTCGTCAACGCCAAGGGCGCGCTGATCCGCGTCTACGTCACTCACCTGGACCACCGCGGCGACCCGACGGTCCGAACGATGCAGGTGGCCGACATGCTGCGGATCATGGCCGAGAACGACCCGCGGCCTACCTCGCAGGTGCTCGTCGGCGACTTCAACGCACCACCCGACGCGGCGGAGCTCGCCCCGCTGTGGGCGGCGCTCGACGACGCGTGGGCCGTCGCCAACGGTCCGGACGGTGGCCTCACCTACCCGGCGGACGAGCCCGTTCGACGTATCGACTACATCACCACGAGCCGAGACATCCGCGTCCAGTCCGTCGACGTCGTGGAGTCGCTGGCCTCCGACCACCGACCCGTCGTCGCCGAGCTCCTCGTCCCGAAGGGAAGGCGGCGATGA
- a CDS encoding Rv2578c family radical SAM protein, with protein MRWESLSSDADPAAGTAEPLPLAMPGAVRRTFDTPGFAGMTFYEIRAKSIINRVPARSKVPFEWTINPYRGCSHACTYCFARNTHTYLDLDAGRDFDTKVIVKVNAGELVRRELASPRWRGDHIAMGTNVDCYQRAEGRYRLMREILAALRDFANPFSILTKGTLILRDLDLLVEAAQVTDVGIAFSVGFVDESLWRLVEPGTPSPRRRLDAVRAFAEAGFSVGVLMAPILPFLTDDDESIDQTVAAIADAGAASVTPLALHLRPGAREWYLAWLTRHFPHLLPRYRALYGRGAYLPSSYTRDLTERVRAAARRHGLERAKPGQVRQVPTSPAESRHLGRAPARSRVESSAAEQLTLL; from the coding sequence GTGCGCTGGGAGAGCCTCTCGTCGGACGCGGACCCCGCGGCGGGCACGGCCGAGCCGCTGCCCTTGGCGATGCCGGGAGCGGTCCGGCGGACGTTCGACACGCCCGGCTTCGCCGGGATGACGTTCTACGAGATCCGCGCCAAGTCGATCATCAACCGCGTCCCCGCGCGTTCCAAGGTGCCCTTCGAGTGGACGATCAACCCCTACCGCGGGTGCAGCCACGCCTGCACCTACTGCTTCGCCCGCAACACCCACACCTACCTCGACCTCGACGCCGGCCGCGACTTCGACACCAAGGTGATCGTCAAGGTCAACGCGGGCGAGCTGGTCCGGCGTGAGCTCGCCTCCCCGAGGTGGCGCGGCGACCACATCGCGATGGGCACGAACGTCGACTGCTACCAGCGCGCCGAGGGCCGCTACCGACTGATGCGCGAGATCCTGGCCGCCTTGCGGGACTTCGCCAACCCGTTCTCCATCCTCACGAAGGGGACGCTCATCCTGCGCGACCTCGACCTGCTCGTCGAGGCGGCCCAGGTCACCGACGTCGGCATCGCCTTCTCCGTCGGCTTCGTCGACGAGTCGCTGTGGCGCCTGGTCGAGCCGGGGACGCCGAGCCCGAGACGCCGCCTGGACGCGGTGCGCGCCTTCGCCGAAGCGGGCTTCTCGGTGGGGGTGCTGATGGCGCCCATCCTGCCGTTCCTCACCGACGACGACGAGTCCATCGACCAGACCGTCGCGGCGATCGCGGACGCGGGCGCGGCGAGCGTGACCCCGCTCGCGCTCCACCTCCGTCCCGGGGCACGGGAGTGGTACCTCGCCTGGTTGACGCGGCACTTCCCCCACCTCCTGCCGCGCTACCGCGCGCTCTACGGTCGTGGCGCCTACCTGCCGTCGAGCTACACGCGCGACCTGACCGAGCGTGTGCGCGCGGCCGCCCGTCGGCACGGGCTCGAGCGGGCCAAGCCCGGCCAGGTCCGTCAGGTGCCGACCTCCCCGGCGGAGAGTCGCCACCTCGGCCGCGCACCCGCGCGGTCTCGCGTCGAGAGCTCGGCCGCCGAGCAGCTCACGCTGCTGTAG
- the metK gene encoding methionine adenosyltransferase, with protein sequence MSRRLFTSESVTEGHPDKIADQISDSILDALLKEDPHSRVAVETLVTTGLVVVAGEVTTQAYADIPTLVRDRVLDIGYDSSAKGFDGASCGVTVSLGSQSPDIAQGVDGAWEERADGSVDPFDRQGAGDQGMMFGFACDETPELMPLPIILAHRLARRLAQVRKDGTLPYLRPDGKTQVTIEYDGDRPVRLDTVVVSSQHAANIDLDNLLVPDIRNQVVEPVLAEFDLDHTDYRLFVNPTGRFEVGGPMGDAGLTGRKIIVDTYGGYARHGGGAFSGKDPSKVDRSGAYAMRWVAKNIVAAGLAKRCECQVAYAIGKAQPVGFYVDCFGTEAAPLDVIEKAVLQVFDLRPAAIIRDLDLLRPIYAQTATYGHFGRSEPDFTWERTDRADALRQAAGL encoded by the coding sequence GTGTCGCGACGCCTGTTCACTTCTGAGTCGGTCACCGAGGGCCACCCGGACAAGATCGCCGACCAGATCAGCGACTCGATCCTCGACGCGCTGCTCAAGGAGGACCCGCACAGCCGGGTCGCCGTCGAGACGCTGGTGACCACCGGTCTCGTCGTGGTCGCCGGCGAGGTCACGACTCAGGCGTATGCCGATATCCCGACTCTGGTGCGCGACCGGGTCCTCGACATCGGCTACGACTCCTCGGCGAAGGGCTTCGACGGGGCCTCGTGTGGAGTGACCGTCTCGCTGGGCTCGCAGTCCCCTGACATCGCCCAAGGCGTGGACGGCGCCTGGGAGGAGCGCGCCGACGGCTCGGTCGATCCCTTCGACCGGCAGGGTGCCGGCGACCAGGGCATGATGTTCGGCTTCGCGTGCGACGAGACCCCCGAGCTCATGCCGTTGCCGATCATCCTCGCCCACCGGCTCGCGAGGCGGCTCGCGCAGGTCCGCAAGGACGGCACGCTGCCCTACCTCCGGCCGGACGGCAAGACCCAGGTCACGATTGAGTACGACGGTGACCGGCCGGTCCGGCTCGACACCGTCGTGGTCTCCAGCCAGCACGCCGCCAACATCGACCTGGACAACCTGCTCGTCCCCGACATCCGCAACCAGGTGGTCGAGCCGGTCCTGGCCGAGTTCGACCTCGACCACACGGACTACCGGCTGTTCGTGAACCCGACCGGCCGGTTCGAGGTCGGCGGACCCATGGGCGACGCCGGTCTGACCGGCCGCAAGATCATCGTCGACACCTACGGCGGCTACGCTCGCCACGGCGGCGGTGCCTTCAGCGGCAAGGACCCGTCGAAGGTCGACCGGTCCGGTGCCTACGCCATGCGGTGGGTCGCCAAGAACATCGTCGCGGCGGGCCTGGCGAAGCGCTGCGAGTGCCAGGTCGCCTACGCGATCGGCAAGGCCCAGCCGGTGGGCTTCTACGTCGACTGCTTCGGCACCGAGGCCGCGCCGCTCGACGTGATCGAGAAGGCCGTCCTGCAGGTCTTCGACCTGCGTCCGGCCGCGATCATCCGAGACCTCGACCTGCTCCGGCCGATCTACGCCCAGACCGCGACCTACGGTCACTTCGGCCGCTCCGAGCCGGACTTCACCTGGGAGCGGACCGACCGCGCGGACGCGCTGCGGCAGGCGGCCGGTCTCTGA
- a CDS encoding primosomal protein N' codes for MAEADADQLALVRATVRRSRPRATQQAPAPTLPVARVAVDVPLVHLDRPFDYLVPEHLHDECVPGCRVRVRFAGQDLDGYVLERVAESDYDKRLTPLRRVVSAEPVLAPEVARLARAVADRYAGTLADVLRLAIPPRHARVEGEPPREPAPAVEPPGDPGPWRAYETGPAFLHALRRGAAPRAVWTALPGEDWPTCLALAARATLAGGRGVLLIVPDHRDASRLDEACRAVLGPDRHVLLTAELGPAERYRRFLAVRRGAVRCVVGTRAAAFAPVAELGLVVCWDDGDDLHAEPRAPYPHAREVLLLRAHQLGCGALLGGFASTAEAAQLLATGWARPLTANRETVRQHAPRVFVAGDDDAELARDPAARTARLPHRAFEVARSALATGPVLVQIPRSGYLPALLCQGCRGPARCSHCSGPLQRAGAHQPPACGWCGRPAAAWRCPTCDDTRLRAPVIGAERQAEELGRAFPRVPVRVSGGSRVLDTVGPEPALVIATPGAEPVPTDGYAAALLLDSWLALSRADLRAAEETLRRWLNAAAMVRSAARGGAVVVVGESGVPAIQALVRWSPLGWAERELSERRVAGFPPAVRLATIEGPPDAVADLERLAELPETAETLGPVPLGSDDAEVRLVVRVPKSDGQRLATALKVAQSIRSARKEPGTVRVRVDPVALA; via the coding sequence GTGGCCGAAGCGGACGCGGACCAGCTCGCGCTGGTGCGAGCGACGGTGCGACGTAGCCGACCGCGTGCCACCCAGCAGGCTCCCGCGCCGACGCTGCCGGTGGCCCGGGTCGCGGTCGACGTGCCCCTCGTACACCTCGACCGGCCGTTCGACTACCTCGTTCCCGAGCACCTTCACGACGAGTGCGTGCCCGGGTGTCGGGTTCGGGTCCGCTTCGCGGGTCAGGATCTGGACGGCTACGTCCTCGAGCGCGTGGCCGAGTCGGACTACGACAAGCGGCTGACACCGCTGCGTCGGGTGGTCTCCGCTGAGCCAGTCCTCGCGCCAGAGGTGGCACGGCTCGCCCGCGCCGTGGCTGACCGGTACGCCGGCACGCTGGCCGACGTGCTGCGGCTGGCGATTCCACCCCGACACGCCCGCGTGGAGGGTGAGCCGCCACGCGAACCGGCGCCGGCCGTCGAGCCACCCGGCGACCCCGGCCCCTGGCGTGCGTACGAGACCGGTCCCGCCTTCCTCCACGCGCTGCGGCGGGGCGCCGCCCCACGGGCGGTGTGGACGGCGCTCCCTGGAGAGGACTGGCCGACCTGCCTTGCCCTCGCGGCCCGCGCGACGCTCGCCGGTGGGCGAGGCGTGCTCTTGATCGTCCCCGACCACCGCGACGCCAGCCGCCTGGACGAGGCGTGCCGCGCCGTCCTCGGCCCGGACCGGCACGTGCTCCTCACCGCGGAGCTGGGTCCAGCCGAGCGCTACCGCCGGTTCCTGGCGGTCCGGCGCGGCGCCGTGCGGTGTGTCGTGGGTACCCGCGCGGCCGCCTTCGCGCCGGTCGCCGAGCTCGGCCTGGTGGTGTGCTGGGATGACGGAGACGACCTGCACGCCGAGCCTCGAGCGCCGTACCCGCACGCCCGGGAGGTCCTGCTGTTGCGGGCACACCAGCTCGGCTGTGGCGCCCTCCTCGGGGGCTTCGCCAGTACCGCGGAAGCCGCGCAGCTCCTGGCGACGGGGTGGGCGCGTCCCCTCACCGCGAACCGGGAGACGGTACGCCAGCACGCCCCACGCGTCTTCGTCGCCGGCGATGACGACGCCGAGCTGGCTCGTGACCCCGCCGCCCGCACCGCGCGACTGCCGCACCGGGCGTTCGAGGTGGCCAGGTCAGCTCTGGCGACGGGACCGGTCCTCGTGCAGATTCCCCGGTCCGGGTACCTTCCCGCGCTGCTGTGCCAGGGGTGTCGCGGACCGGCGCGCTGCTCGCACTGCTCGGGCCCGCTCCAGCGAGCCGGTGCCCACCAACCGCCCGCCTGCGGCTGGTGCGGGCGGCCCGCGGCCGCGTGGCGGTGTCCCACCTGCGACGACACCCGGCTGCGCGCGCCGGTCATCGGCGCCGAGCGGCAAGCCGAGGAGCTGGGGCGGGCGTTTCCCCGGGTGCCGGTGCGGGTCTCCGGGGGATCGCGCGTGCTCGACACCGTCGGACCGGAGCCGGCGCTGGTGATCGCCACCCCCGGCGCCGAACCGGTTCCGACCGACGGCTACGCAGCCGCGCTCCTCCTCGACTCCTGGCTCGCGTTGTCACGCGCCGACCTTCGCGCGGCGGAGGAGACCCTTCGGCGCTGGCTGAACGCCGCCGCCATGGTGCGGTCGGCGGCCCGCGGCGGTGCCGTCGTGGTGGTGGGGGAGTCGGGCGTGCCGGCGATCCAGGCGCTCGTGCGCTGGAGCCCGCTGGGATGGGCCGAGCGCGAGCTGTCCGAGCGGCGGGTCGCGGGCTTCCCACCAGCGGTCCGGTTGGCCACGATCGAGGGTCCGCCGGACGCGGTCGCGGACCTCGAGCGGTTGGCGGAGCTCCCGGAGACGGCGGAGACACTCGGCCCGGTGCCGCTGGGCTCCGACGACGCCGAGGTGCGCCTGGTGGTACGCGTACCCAAGAGCGACGGGCAGCGCTTGGCCACCGCGCTCAAGGTCGCTCAGTCCATCCGGAGCGCTCGCAAGGAGCCTGGCACGGTTCGGGTCCGGGTCGATCCGGTGGCTCTGGCCTAG
- a CDS encoding HAD family hydrolase — protein sequence MTSAATSVETSTAGPIEAVVFDIGGVLLDWDPRYLYRSLLPDETSVERFLAEVCTPSWNAAQDAGRDWDEAVAALTARFPEHADLIRAYHERWPEMVAGVFEDTAAILRELRAAGVPTYALTNFSAQKWEIAVERWGVLTEFDGVVVSGKERVTKPDPAIYLLLVERYGLTPERTFFTDDTPANVEAARRVGLRAELFVDADTLRAQLVAAGVLPSAAASAGQQAPRGGGPRTRGARAAEDGQVSPEQRGGADAPVATEADPR from the coding sequence GTGACCTCAGCCGCCACGAGTGTCGAGACCAGCACGGCGGGTCCCATCGAGGCGGTCGTCTTCGACATCGGAGGCGTCCTGTTGGACTGGGACCCGCGCTACCTCTACCGGTCGTTGCTGCCTGACGAGACCTCGGTCGAGCGATTCCTCGCCGAGGTGTGCACACCGAGTTGGAACGCCGCCCAGGACGCCGGCCGGGACTGGGACGAGGCGGTGGCCGCGCTCACGGCGCGGTTTCCCGAGCACGCCGACCTCATCCGCGCCTATCACGAGCGCTGGCCGGAGATGGTCGCGGGTGTGTTCGAGGACACGGCGGCGATCCTGCGGGAGCTGCGCGCGGCTGGGGTGCCCACGTACGCGCTCACCAACTTCTCGGCGCAGAAGTGGGAGATCGCGGTGGAGCGCTGGGGTGTCCTCACGGAGTTCGACGGGGTGGTGGTGTCCGGCAAGGAGCGGGTGACCAAGCCTGACCCGGCCATCTACCTCCTGTTGGTGGAGCGCTACGGGCTCACGCCGGAGAGGACCTTCTTCACCGATGACACTCCCGCCAATGTTGAGGCCGCCCGGCGGGTGGGACTGCGCGCCGAGCTGTTCGTCGACGCCGACACGCTCCGGGCGCAGCTTGTCGCGGCGGGTGTTCTCCCGTCCGCCGCGGCCTCCGCGGGTCAGCAGGCGCCGCGTGGCGGTGGTCCGCGGACTCGGGGCGCACGAGCGGCTGAGGACGGGCAGGTGAGCCCTGAGCAGCGGGGCGGCGCGGACGCACCTGTGGCGACGGAGGCCGACCCGCGGTGA
- the def gene encoding peptide deformylase produces MAVQPIRLFGDPVLRTPAEPVTDFDKELRTLVRDLTDTMLDAPGLGLAAPQIGVGLRVFTYHVDGVIGHLVNPDLDLSEEEQFGPEGCLSLPGLRFDCRRAMRVIAKGYTMYGEPVTIEGSELLARCIQHETDHLDGILFIDRLDQEARKEALRLIREAEWAGGQVPEVRVSPHPTLGRAL; encoded by the coding sequence GTGGCCGTCCAGCCCATCCGCCTGTTCGGGGATCCGGTGTTGCGGACACCGGCCGAGCCGGTGACGGACTTCGACAAGGAGCTCCGGACGCTGGTGCGTGACCTCACCGACACGATGCTCGACGCGCCCGGCCTCGGGCTGGCGGCGCCTCAGATCGGCGTCGGGCTGCGGGTCTTCACCTACCACGTCGACGGTGTGATCGGTCACCTGGTCAACCCCGACCTCGACTTGTCGGAGGAGGAGCAGTTCGGCCCCGAAGGCTGCTTGTCCCTTCCCGGCCTTCGCTTCGACTGCCGACGCGCGATGCGGGTCATCGCGAAGGGCTACACGATGTACGGCGAGCCGGTCACCATCGAAGGGTCTGAGCTGCTAGCCCGCTGCATCCAGCACGAGACCGACCACCTCGACGGCATCCTGTTCATCGACCGGCTCGACCAGGAAGCGCGCAAGGAAGCCCTGCGGCTGATCCGCGAAGCGGAGTGGGCGGGTGGCCAGGTGCCTGAGGTGCGGGTGTCGCCACATCCGACGCTGGGTCGCGCGCTCTGA